Genomic segment of Umezawaea sp. Da 62-37:
CGCAGACGGCATCGGCGGGTTGGCCGTCCTCGCGCACCTGGTCGACGGTGCCCCTGTCGCGCCCGACGACGGGTTTCCGCGTCGAGCGCCACGATGCCGGGAACTCGCGGCCGACGCGGCCAGAGCCCGTGCACGAGCAGTCGGCAGGCTGCCGATCGAGTTAGGTCGGCTCAAGGCCGCGATCGCCGAATCCGGCATCGGTCGCCGAGCACGCGCACCGCACTGCTCGCTCAACCAGCCGACCGGTACCAAGCGGGCTCTCGCGGTCGCCCGTGTAGACCTCACAGCACTCCACGAGGCCGCCCGCGCGCAAGGCGGCACGATCAACGACGCCGTCCTCTCAGCGGTCGCCGGAGCCCTCCGCACGGTGTTGACCGCTCGTGGCGAGGATGTCGACCGCCTCGTGGTCTCCGTTCCGGTGTCATCCCGACGACAGGCCGAGATGGCCGAACTCGGCAACCGGGTCGGGGCCATCCCGGTAGGGATCCCGACGACCGGTGACCCGATCCGGCGATTGGCCGCCATCGCGCGGATCACCCGGCAGCGCAAGACCGCCGCACCCGGCTCCTCGGCGATTCTGATCGGATGGACCTTCCGCGCCCTGGCGAAGATCGGCGTCCACCGGTGGTTCGTCGACCGGCAACGCCTGGTCAACACCTTCGTCAGCGACCTGCACGGTCCTGACCACGCCATGTCGTTCCTCGGCGCGCCGGTCGTCGACCTGATCCCGGTGTCGGGGATCTCCGGCAACGTCACCGTCGCATTCGCCGCCCTGTCCTACGCGGGCACTCTGACCGTCACCGTGATCGCCGACCCGGACCGCGTTCCCGACCTGGACGACCTCGCGGAGGCGCTGCGCCAGGAACTCCACGCGCAGGGATGAGAAGCGCAGCAGCTCGCCTGGGAAGGGCGGATCCCACTCAGGTGACGTGGTACCGCGCCGCGTGCTCGGCGGCGATCCGGACGCCCCACTGCCGGGCTCGGTCGATCTCGCCGTCGCGCAGTGGACCGCGCGTTCCCGTGACGCCGAAACTCTCCGGGCGAGCGGCGGCTTGGAAGCCGAGGCGGCGGAGTTCGCTCAGCGCGCGACGAGCCGCGGAGCCGGACAGCAGTGCCGCCTTCATCCGGGTGTCGAACGCGGCAACCCTGGCGGTCGGATGCCGGTTGTCCAGTCCGTCGAGCCATTCCCGCAAGCCGATCCCCGTGGAGACGACCTCGCCGACGGCTTGGTCCGATGCCGATTCGCGGGTGCTCGGCCTGCTCATGCCGAACGCGTGGGTAGGAGCGCCGACCACGAGCAGGTCGACGTCGTCGAGCGGCAGCGGCGCTGCGGCGCCGACCTCCACGAGGTCGACCGCCGCGGAGGTGGACAGGCCTTCGGCGACGGCCCGTGCGATCAGCCGGGTGTTGCCGAACATCGATTCGTAGACCACAAGTGCACGTGTCATCGCGGTTTCCCTTCTCGTTCGTCGTCCAGGCTCGACGCCCGGACCCGATTCGCACCCGTCACGACCTGCTTGTCGCCGATCACCACTTCCGCCCGACGATCACGTCGTCCGGCGACAGGTCCACTGGGAACTTCGTGGGGTCTTCCGACCGAAGCCGAAGTAGGTGATCGGGCCGACGAGGTTGATCGCGATCACGACTGCTCACCAGGCCTTGCGTGCCACGATCGTCTCCCTTTCACCCTGTCGACCTCGCTGTCGGGTGCTGCCGCACGGACAACAAGAACTCACACCGCGGGGGTGTGGCGATCCGCGGTCACAGCAGCGGCCCAGGGGTCATGGGCACTCCGACTCCCGGCACCCGCTCGGGCATCGGCTCGGCCAAGTCGTTGATCACCACAACCGGGCAGGACGCGTGGCGCACGCAGTAGGCGCTCACCGAGCCCAGCAGCGCGGTCATGGCCGCTCCCAATCCCCTGCGTCCCACCACGAGCAGCGACGCGTGCTCGGATGCCGACGTCAAGGCCAGCTTGGCTTCCTCACCGGCCACGACGGTGCGGATCTCGACCTCGGTCGTGATCTCGGCGACCGCCTTGTCGAGCACCTGCTGCCGGGCGGCGCGCAACTCCTCGGGCAGCATCCCGATCATCATGTCGATCGGGACCACACCGACGGCCATGCCGAAGTCGCGGTGCTGCCCGGTGACCGCCTCGACGGCACACCCGCGCCGCTCGGCCTCGTCGACCGCCCACGCCAAGGCGGCCCGGCTGGCCGGTGATCCGTCCACACCGACCACGATCGGCCGCGATTCCAGGTCTTCCACAATCCGCTCCTCTGTGTTGTCCGTTCGTCGAACTCGCCTGCGCACAGCGGACTTCTAGGTCATCGGGCGAACAATCGCCAGTGGGCACGGGGCGTGGTAAACCAGTGCCTGGCTGGTGGATCCCAGCAGCATTCCGTCGAATCCACCGTGACCTCGGCTGCCGACCACGAGCAGTTGTGCCGTCTCCGCCAGTCGCAGCAGCGCGCGCACCGGGCGGTCGCGCAGCACGAGGCGGTCGACGTGGACGTCCGGGAACTTCTCCTGCCACCCGGCGAGCCGCTCCGCGAGCAGCCGCTGTACCTCTTCCTCGACCCGTGCCCAGTCCATCGCCAACCGCACCCCGCTGTACGGGCTGTCCACGATGAAGTCCGTCCACGTCATCACCGCGGTGAGCGCAACACCACGGGTGGAGGCGGCCTCCAAGGCGAACCCGATCGCCGCCTCACTCGCAGGCGACCCGTCCACGCCGACCACCACCGGGCCGTCGGCCGCGGGGTTGCCCCGGATCACCACGACCGGGCAATGACCACGGGCGGACAGACCTACCGCCGTGGAGCCCACCAGTTGTCCGATGAAGCCACCGAGACCCCGCGACCCGAGAACGACCATCCGGGCGGTGCAGGACTCCCCCGCCAGCATCGGAACCACGTCACCGGCCACCATTGCGGTCTCGATCTCGACACCCGGCGCGGTTTCCTTCGCGGCCGACTTCGCCGCGGCGAGCACAGCGATCCCCTGCTCCTCGAACGCCTCGCGCACCCTGTTCTTCGACAGCAGGAAGTCGGGGTATCCGACGGCGGGCACCGCGCAGGCGTGCACCAGGCGCAGCGACACCCGATGCCGCTCGCACTCGCGCACCGCCCAGACGACCGCGTCGAGCGACGACTCCGAGCCGTCGACACCGACCACGACCGACGTGGCGGTCCCCGTCATGACACGGCCTTACCGGTCAGGATCCGCACATCGGCGACACCCACGACGCCACCGGCGAGGGCGACGACGACCTCTTCGGACTCCGGGTCGACGAACTCGGCGCCGATGCTCACCACGCCGTCGCGGACCAACACCGACCAGTCCAGGACTCCACCGTAGATCTCCAGTTTGCGCCGCACATCGGCTGCGATGGACGTGTCGGACCTGGCCAACCCGCGCACCACGTCACGACGGGTCACCACCCCGACCACCGTCGACCCGTCGACGATCGGAACGCAACGCACGTGGTCGTCGACCATGACCCGCGCGATCAGCGCGACCGATGAGCCGGCGCCCATGCCGAAGGCGGGTGAGGTCATCACCTGCTCGACGGGCGAGTCGAGGCCTTCCGGCGTGGTCGAGTACTCGCCGCGCAGCAAGTCCATCTCGGTGACGATGCCGACCATGTGCCGGTCGGCGTCGACCACGGGCAGCGCGGTGAACCCGTGGGTCGAGAGCAGACCGGCCACTTCCCGGATCGACACGTCGGGTGTCACCGTCACCGCCGGGCTGGACATGATGTCGTGGGCGCGCATGGTCTTCCTCCTCGTAGCGGGTCCGCCGCCCGGATGTATCCGGTCCAACGGCGATGACGTCGGATCCTCGTCGGCGAGGCCAACACCGGGCCCCGCACCACTGCCTCCCTGCGCGTCCCGCCTACGCGGTCGTAGTGGCGGCACGGTCGTCGGTTCGCGC
This window contains:
- a CDS encoding wax ester/triacylglycerol synthase domain-containing protein is translated as MTSDKPVRFERASGNDLVELVCDTTGTSMQVAAVLVLDTRSPVGIAAVREAIAERVKAAPRLRQRLVDAPFGCGGPVWIDDPAFDIGDHVMSATCPAPGGEQALLGIVAEAITTRLARDRPLWSVTLVTGLSPARSALVVVFHHVLADGIGGLAVLAHLVDGAPVAPDDGFPRRAPRCRELAADAARARARAVGRLPIELGRLKAAIAESGIGRRARAPHCSLNQPTGTKRALAVARVDLTALHEAARAQGGTINDAVLSAVAGALRTVLTARGEDVDRLVVSVPVSSRRQAEMAELGNRVGAIPVGIPTTGDPIRRLAAIARITRQRKTAAPGSSAILIGWTFRALAKIGVHRWFVDRQRLVNTFVSDLHGPDHAMSFLGAPVVDLIPVSGISGNVTVAFAALSYAGTLTVTVIADPDRVPDLDDLAEALRQELHAQG
- a CDS encoding CBS domain-containing protein, with amino-acid sequence MRAHDIMSSPAVTVTPDVSIREVAGLLSTHGFTALPVVDADRHMVGIVTEMDLLRGEYSTTPEGLDSPVEQVMTSPAFGMGAGSSVALIARVMVDDHVRCVPIVDGSTVVGVVTRRDVVRGLARSDTSIAADVRRKLEIYGGVLDWSVLVRDGVVSIGAEFVDPESEEVVVALAGGVVGVADVRILTGKAVS
- a CDS encoding universal stress protein, producing MEDLESRPIVVGVDGSPASRAALAWAVDEAERRGCAVEAVTGQHRDFGMAVGVVPIDMMIGMLPEELRAARQQVLDKAVAEITTEVEIRTVVAGEEAKLALTSASEHASLLVVGRRGLGAAMTALLGSVSAYCVRHASCPVVVINDLAEPMPERVPGVGVPMTPGPLL
- a CDS encoding universal stress protein; protein product: MTGTATSVVVGVDGSESSLDAVVWAVRECERHRVSLRLVHACAVPAVGYPDFLLSKNRVREAFEEQGIAVLAAAKSAAKETAPGVEIETAMVAGDVVPMLAGESCTARMVVLGSRGLGGFIGQLVGSTAVGLSARGHCPVVVIRGNPAADGPVVVGVDGSPASEAAIGFALEAASTRGVALTAVMTWTDFIVDSPYSGVRLAMDWARVEEEVQRLLAERLAGWQEKFPDVHVDRLVLRDRPVRALLRLAETAQLLVVGSRGHGGFDGMLLGSTSQALVYHAPCPLAIVRPMT
- a CDS encoding flavodoxin produces the protein MTRALVVYESMFGNTRLIARAVAEGLSTSAAVDLVEVGAAAPLPLDDVDLLVVGAPTHAFGMSRPSTRESASDQAVGEVVSTGIGLREWLDGLDNRHPTARVAAFDTRMKAALLSGSAARRALSELRRLGFQAAARPESFGVTGTRGPLRDGEIDRARQWGVRIAAEHAARYHVT